GGGAGCACGCCCGCCGCCCGCTGGCCGAAGGCGATCAACTTGAAGTCGTCACCCTGGTTGGTGGAGGTTGAAGCATTGAGTACCGAGGTCATCCCTACCGCGACGGCGGATTCATGGCGTCTGGGCAACCACACGCTCGCCAGCCGCTTGATTGTCGGCACCGGGAAGTATGCCGATTACTCGGTCATGGCCGAGTCGCTGGAAGCGTCGGGCACCGACTGCATCACCGTGGCCGTGCGGCGCGAGCGGCTGATCGACTCGCAGGGCGGCAACTTGCTTGACTACATCGACACCCGCCGCTATGTGCTCTTGCCGAACACGGCGGGCTGCTTTTCGGCCGAGGACGCGGTGCGCGTGGCCCGGCTGGGCCGCGAGATTCTGCTCGGTCTCGACAACCCCGGCGCCGACTGGGTCAAGCTGGAAGTGCTGGGCGACAAAAAGACGCTGCTGCCCGACCCCGTGGCCACCCTGGAGGCGACGAAGCAGCTCGTGGCCGAACGGTTCCAGGTGCTGTGCTACACGACGGACGACCCGATCACCGCGCGGCGGCTGAAAGAGGCGGGTGCGACGAGCGTCATGCCCGCCGGCAGCCCGATCGGATCGGGCCAGGGCATTTTGAACCCCAACAACATCCGGATCTGTCTGGAGTATCTGAAGGAAGGCGATCCCGATTACCCGGTGATCGTGGATGCCGGCGTGGGCACGGCCAGCGATGTGACGGTGGCCATGGAGCTGGGCGTCGATGGCGTGCTGCTCAACACCGGCATCGCCCATGCGCGCGACCCCGTGATGATGGCACGGGCCATGAAGGCGGCCACCGAGGCGGGCCGCTTGGCCTATCTGGCCGGCCGCATTCCCAAGCGGCTATATGCGACGGCCAGCAGTCCTGAAGACGGCACGATTTCGCTGGTTAAACCGCGCTGCCAGACCCAATGACATTCGTACTTCCGTTCGGGGTTGGGGTCGAGCAGGCTCCAGTAGATGATCGTGCCGCCGGAGCGGTCTACGCCCTCGGATGGATAAATCGCCTTGGCGACTCCCGGCGATTTGGGGTCGATCTCGAGCACCCGGTAGCTCTCGTAAGGCTGCTTCTCCGGTAAGAGCAGCCACATCGAGAGCATGCCCGCGGGAACATCGACGCCGGCGGTCACGCGCGGGTCGAGCATAAAATCGTCGGGCAGCCGGTCTTTCATGAAGATTTCAAGCTGCACGTCGATCGGCGTCTCGACGGGCACGCGCGCCAGGTCGAGCCGCAGCTCCCAGTCTGAGCGGTTGCCGTTCGCGCCCGGCGCGGCCTTCCGCCGGCGCAGCACCGGATCGAGCTTCGCGTTCAGGCAGCGGACCTCGACCTGGTGCGCTGGCACGCTGAACGCATACCGAAACGGCGACTTGCCCGTGTAGTCGGCGTCTTTGTGCAGGCGAATCCGTCGCCGCAGATACGTGGTGTGTCCGTCGCGGCCCTTGTCGTCGGGCACGGCCCGCACGCCGTTCCGCAGGTCGAAGATCTGCGTGTCGCTGGTGAACGAGATACCCTGATCATCGACCGGATCGAACTCGGCCACTTCTTCATACTTCAGCGACGGCCAGGGCGACGGCGGCCCGTTTTGCACCAGATCGGCCACCACTTGCTGATCGTGCCCGCTGTGGGCGATGGCGTCGATGGCCTGCCGTGTTTGCTTGGCCTCGCCGCGCTCCTGCCAATATCGCCATGACGTAAGCGGCAAGATCGACAACAGCGGCAGGAGCAGGAGCAGATAGACGTACGAGGCCCAGTCCCTGTAGTCGAACAAACGGCTCCAGACGCGGCGTGCGGCCGATCGCTGCAGTGCCCGCGCGGCGACCACCTCGGCCGCCGGCCCCCGCTGGTTGCCCAACAGCGACGTGCGTCGCGGTTTGCCGGCGGTTGGCACGGCCGCAGCCGTGCCTTGATCGGTCGGGTCCCAGGGGGGCAAACTTGGCAAGTCGTCGCCAAATAATTGCGGCTGCCCCCGGCACGTCGACCGCGCCACGCAGTAGCCGTGTCGCACCAGCGCGCTGACCTCCAGCAGCGAGAAGGCGTCCAAGTCGGTGCGAATGTCGGGCAGCCGCCGCTGAATCTCGGGGTGCAACGCCGTGGGGTCGTCGTGCGGCGGGACCACGTCGCTGAGCGACATGAACAAAAAGCCCGGCTGATTGCCGAACGTTTCCTTTTCCAACTGCCAGACGCGGTCCATGCCGATGTCGCTGGCGCGCATCGCCGTGGCGATCAGCCCCGCGTCATGCACCGTGGTGCGGGCCTGCAGATGCTTGCCGGCGTCGCTCACGATCACCTGGTCGAACATCGAGGTCATCGGCCGCAGACAGCGCCGGCCGGTCACCTGCCGCAGCACCGTCTCGACAAGCTGGCGGTTGAGCCATACGCGGTCGTGGTGTTCCAAGTCTTTGCCCGACACGCGTGCGCTGTCGAGCAGCGCGGCCGCTTCGGGGTCGTCAGGCTGGACCGCCTCGAACGACGGCTCGCGGTAGAGAGCGGAGCCGGCGATCACATCCGAGAGCGCGTTGACCGTCGCTTGAGCATCGTCGCTCGAAGGTCCGCCGCCGTTGGCCTCCTGGGATATCTGCCGGATGCGTCCCAACGGCGTGTTCTCGTGCAAGCTGTCGGCCGACCTGAGGGCTTTTATCACGCACTCGGCGTCGTACATGTCGCCCAGCGTCAACTGCGATTCGCGGCCGATCCAGGTGCGTTCGATATTGCGGAACATCCGCACGCCCAAGTTGTCGAAAACGCCGCCGTCGGTGAACACCTGGCGGTTGAACTGTCCGCTGGCGGCGCCCACCTCGGCGGCGTTGACCATGAGCGGCGGAAAGAACCCCGGAAAAGCCGACGAAGCCGTCACCGCCAGGGGCACGGTGGCCAGCCCGGCGTGCAGTCGCTCAAAGCGGAACAACTCGCCGGGCAGCCGCTTCTGGAAAACCACCCCCTCGCGCGTGAACGAACAGAGCGAACCTTCGGTCAAATTGGTCGAGAGAATGTGCAACTGAGGGTGTTCGGGCAACTGGAACATGCACGTGTCGCCGTAAAGAAAATGCTGGTAATACATTTCCAGCATGCCCGTGCGGGTCAGGCGGCGATCGCGCCGCATGCGCGTCATCCACCGCGCCAGATGGACCGGCACCGACAAGGGGGCGCGGCGGACGATTCGATTGCGCACGTCGAGCCGCGTGAACCTGACGACCTCGGCGGCGACGGCGTCGAACTGGTCGGGCGTGCCGGTGTAACGGTCCCAATTGAGCACCAGATGGGCAGCCAGCACGCTCCCGCCTGAGACCGATGTGATGTGCGTGACCGAGGGCAGAATGCCGGCGTCGCGCAAAAAGCGGACCAGACCCAAGTGAAACAGCGTGGCCCGGAATCCTCCGCCCGACAGGGCCAATCCGATCCGTTTGCGGTTTGCGTCTGCGATCATTGCGTATTCCTCCCTGACGCCCCACAAACGGCCCATTGCCGGCAATCTTCGTTCCAAATCCTGAGTGCCGCGTCGAGATAAAGGAGCGAAAGTGCGCAGTGGATTCTGTAAGTTGCGCTGCAAAGGCATTACAATGGTCGAACCTCGGTCGTAGCCACGCCTGTGAATCAAGCCGCTCACGGAGAAACCATGAAACGGACCTCGCTGCCGCTGTTCGCCGTCGTTCTCCTGGCGCATGGCGCGGCGCTGCACGCGGCCGACGCTCCAGCCGCGCAACGCCCTAACCTTCTCTGGCTCGTCAGCGAGGACAACGATTGCTTCCTCGGCTGCTATGGCGATGCGCTGGCGCAGACGCCGACGCTCGACAAGCTCGCTCGCGAGGGCGTGCTGTTTGAACGCTGTTTCACCATGCCGGTCTGTGCGCCTTCGCGGTTCACGTTGATCGGCGGCCTGTACCCGACCACCTGCGGCCCCGCGCACCACATGCGCGCGCAGGGCAAGATTCCAGCCTGGCTCAAAGGTTTTCCAGCCTACTTGCGGGCGGCGGGCTATTACACGTCCAACAACGCCAAGACCGATTACAACTCGCCGGTCCGGGTCCAGGATGCCTGGAATGAGTCGAGTAAGAACGCCCACTGGCGCAACCGCGCGCCGGGCCAGCCGTTCTTCAGCGTCTTCAATCACGAGGTCACGCACGAGAGCTGCCTCTTTCCAGAGAAGGAATTGCCGCTCGACTTCCCGCCCACAGACCCGGCGGCGGTGAGAATCCCACCCTACCAGCCTGATACGCCCGAGATGCGGGCCGACTGGGTGCGCTACTACAACCACCTGCGATTGCTCGACAAGCAAATCGCGGCGATGCTCGAAGACTTGGCCGACGCCGGGTTGGCGGACGACACGATCGTCTTCTATTACTCCGACAATGGCGGCGTACTGCCGCGCAGCAAGCGTTTTCTTCAGGAAAGCGGCACGCACGTTCCGCTGATCGTTTTTTTCCCGCCGAAATGGCGGCACTTGGCGCCGGCAGCGCCCGGCTCGCGCGTCACGCAGCCGGTGCATTTCGTCGATTTCGCCCCCACGGTCCTCTCGCTGGCCGGCGTGAAGATTCCCGACTATATGCAAGGCCGCGCGTTTGCCGGCCCTGCGCGTGCGGAGCCGAACGAGTTTGTGTTCTGCACGCGAGACCGCATGGACGAACGCTACGACATGATGCGCTCGGTCATGGACTCGCGCTGGCTCTACATTCACAACTATCGGCCGGACCTGCCGTACGTGCAGCCGCTGGAGTATCAGTTCAAGGCGCGCGGCTATCGGTCTTGGTCGCGGCTGGCGGCCGCGGGCCAACTCACTCCGGCCACCGCACAGTTTTGGGGACAAAAACCGACGGAAGAGCTTTACGACATGCGGACCGATCCCGACAGCGTCCACAATCTCGCCACCGACCCCGACCACCGCGCAACGTTGGAACGAATGCGTGCGGCACTCCGGCGGCACGTGCTGCGGACCTACGACAATGGCTTTCTGCCTGAAGGCTCGGAGCTCGAAGGCTACGAAGCCTCGCACGCGCCCGGCGCTTGGCCGGTCGAGCGAGTGTTCGATCTGGCCGGACTCGCCTCTCAACGCGGTCCCGCGAACCTGCCGAAGCTGATCGAAGCGCTCGACGACGAGAGTGAACCGATTCGCTGGTGGGCCGCGCAAGGCTGTACCATGTTGGGCGAAAGGGCCGCGCCGGCCGAGGCCGCCTTGCGTCGCCGCTTGGAAGACGAATCGGGCGCCGTGGCCGTGGCCGCCGCCGAGGCACTCGCGCGCCTGGGCAAACTCGACGTCGCCCTGCCCGTGTTGGAACGTTGGCTTCAACACGGCGATGCCCCCGGCTTCGTCCTGCAGGCCGCCAACGTATTGGACCGGCTCGGTGAGCTCGCCCGCTCTTCGCTACCCGCGATGAAGGTGGCGGGCGCGTCTGCGGCTCCTCAGAAGGGCGGAACGTACCCGCCGCAATACATTTTGAAGCACGCCATCGACGTGTTGGAAGGAAGAACGCAAGCGTTCGTTTACCCACGCCCCATCAACGCCGGCGCGAGGCCCTGATGTCGTCGGACCGGCCGTTGATCGTCATCACAGCGCCAACATAGCTACGATATAGCCTCCTACGCCGAGCAGGCCGAGCACCGCATAAGCGTCGCTCAAAACATCATTCCACGGATTCGGTTCGGACATCGATCTAATTTCCCCCGGTTTCGTCCGTCTAAAGACGGCTGCCACTGCTAAGCAACTGCCGTGCCCCGATTTGGCGGGGGACGGAAAATGGTCCTAAACCTAACGGCCGTGTAAGGTTGCGAAGCGACGAGCGAAACGCGGTAACTCTGTCGGTTTGTCGCGCGAATAAGCATTTTCTGCCTGAAATAACGGCAATAACGACTGGCACCGGGGCATCGCTTGG
Above is a window of Pirellulales bacterium DNA encoding:
- a CDS encoding sulfatase-like hydrolase/transferase yields the protein MKRTSLPLFAVVLLAHGAALHAADAPAAQRPNLLWLVSEDNDCFLGCYGDALAQTPTLDKLAREGVLFERCFTMPVCAPSRFTLIGGLYPTTCGPAHHMRAQGKIPAWLKGFPAYLRAAGYYTSNNAKTDYNSPVRVQDAWNESSKNAHWRNRAPGQPFFSVFNHEVTHESCLFPEKELPLDFPPTDPAAVRIPPYQPDTPEMRADWVRYYNHLRLLDKQIAAMLEDLADAGLADDTIVFYYSDNGGVLPRSKRFLQESGTHVPLIVFFPPKWRHLAPAAPGSRVTQPVHFVDFAPTVLSLAGVKIPDYMQGRAFAGPARAEPNEFVFCTRDRMDERYDMMRSVMDSRWLYIHNYRPDLPYVQPLEYQFKARGYRSWSRLAAAGQLTPATAQFWGQKPTEELYDMRTDPDSVHNLATDPDHRATLERMRAALRRHVLRTYDNGFLPEGSELEGYEASHAPGAWPVERVFDLAGLASQRGPANLPKLIEALDDESEPIRWWAAQGCTMLGERAAPAEAALRRRLEDESGAVAVAAAEALARLGKLDVALPVLERWLQHGDAPGFVLQAANVLDRLGELARSSLPAMKVAGASAAPQKGGTYPPQYILKHAIDVLEGRTQAFVYPRPINAGARP
- a CDS encoding thiazole synthase, producing the protein MSTEVIPTATADSWRLGNHTLASRLIVGTGKYADYSVMAESLEASGTDCITVAVRRERLIDSQGGNLLDYIDTRRYVLLPNTAGCFSAEDAVRVARLGREILLGLDNPGADWVKLEVLGDKKTLLPDPVATLEATKQLVAERFQVLCYTTDDPITARRLKEAGATSVMPAGSPIGSGQGILNPNNIRICLEYLKEGDPDYPVIVDAGVGTASDVTVAMELGVDGVLLNTGIAHARDPVMMARAMKAATEAGRLAYLAGRIPKRLYATASSPEDGTISLVKPRCQTQ
- a CDS encoding patatin-like phospholipase family protein, coding for MIADANRKRIGLALSGGGFRATLFHLGLVRFLRDAGILPSVTHITSVSGGSVLAAHLVLNWDRYTGTPDQFDAVAAEVVRFTRLDVRNRIVRRAPLSVPVHLARWMTRMRRDRRLTRTGMLEMYYQHFLYGDTCMFQLPEHPQLHILSTNLTEGSLCSFTREGVVFQKRLPGELFRFERLHAGLATVPLAVTASSAFPGFFPPLMVNAAEVGAASGQFNRQVFTDGGVFDNLGVRMFRNIERTWIGRESQLTLGDMYDAECVIKALRSADSLHENTPLGRIRQISQEANGGGPSSDDAQATVNALSDVIAGSALYREPSFEAVQPDDPEAAALLDSARVSGKDLEHHDRVWLNRQLVETVLRQVTGRRCLRPMTSMFDQVIVSDAGKHLQARTTVHDAGLIATAMRASDIGMDRVWQLEKETFGNQPGFLFMSLSDVVPPHDDPTALHPEIQRRLPDIRTDLDAFSLLEVSALVRHGYCVARSTCRGQPQLFGDDLPSLPPWDPTDQGTAAAVPTAGKPRRTSLLGNQRGPAAEVVAARALQRSAARRVWSRLFDYRDWASYVYLLLLLPLLSILPLTSWRYWQERGEAKQTRQAIDAIAHSGHDQQVVADLVQNGPPSPWPSLKYEEVAEFDPVDDQGISFTSDTQIFDLRNGVRAVPDDKGRDGHTTYLRRRIRLHKDADYTGKSPFRYAFSVPAHQVEVRCLNAKLDPVLRRRKAAPGANGNRSDWELRLDLARVPVETPIDVQLEIFMKDRLPDDFMLDPRVTAGVDVPAGMLSMWLLLPEKQPYESYRVLEIDPKSPGVAKAIYPSEGVDRSGGTIIYWSLLDPNPERKYECHWVWQRGLTSEIVPSSGLLAVAYSRLGMRPAR